TATATCAATTGCTTTATAGCAGGGTTTTTATAGAACATATATTGTTGTTCTAACTCTAGAAATTTATTATATTGAGTTAATAGGTCATATTTATAATTTGGTCTTTTCTCAGAATTTGTATGTTTGTATTCATAATCATGATTTACTTGTTGGTCGGTTCTTATTTCTGTAAAACTGGACATTTTTTGTATAAATTTATGAGTAATGGATAAAAGATTCTCCACTAAATCTAGAAGCTTATTTTTTTGATAAGATTTAAAGTAATCACTGACTTTCTCAAATAAATCTTTATTACTTACGAGAAGATCTCCTTGTTGTTTTTTGTTATTCTTACTGATTAATATTCCAATTTCTTTACTTTCTTCTGAAAAACGATTACAGATATCGGTTAAATACTTATTAAAACAACTTTCAATATTAAACTTTAATTCACAGGATTTTATTAGTTTATAACTTACTAATTCACGATACGTAAAAACAAATGACAGCATATCTCCAACAATTATAATATTACTATCATCTATATTATTTTTTTTCAATATAGACGAAAGAGCTATAATTGCAGGGGCGTTGAAAAGAGGGGTCCCCCAGCATATATATTTATAATCATAGATATCTTTTAATTTAGATAAATCATGGTCAAAAAGAACTAGCTTGTATTTATAGCTATTTGCAATTTCGAAAAACAATTCTCCATTGTTTATTTTCTCTACAACTTCATTTAATGGACTTCTATTTATATACGTATTTTCCAAGGGTTTTATGAGAATATTATCTGGTTTTATATCTCTATGTAGAAAACCAGTAACTTTAAAAAAGCTATAAGTTCGAATCACCAAAGATACATAACTTTCCAAAAGAAATTTAGAACTGTTAAGGTCAAGACAACAATCAACTTGTAGATTTTTTCTCGCAGAATATAATGTAGCTGTATATTCATATTTAGACAAGGAGTGTATTCTTGTTTGTACTGTTTGATTAAGGTACTTATACACCGCTATATGTAAATATATATCGTTTTCTGAGATAAAGCTATCAATAGTAACTTCTCTTAAAAGATAAGCATTCTCTGGATTTGATAAAAAAGCTTTAGTTTCTTCTCTATTTAAGGTCTTTTTTATAAGGCTATTATAGTCAACTTCTTTTGTTTTATGAGAATAATATTTAACTTTTTTAATGTAAACCTCATTACCATGTTTATATAAATTGATAGAATGATGTGGCGGATTTTCGAAATTCTTGAATTTTTGATCACTTTCTCTATTTTTATAGGTTGATATCGTAAATTTAGAATCTCCTGCAGTTTTAGAAATAGTAATACTATCTTGGAAAGACGCTCTTAAAACACCGTTGTATTTAATTATTTTGAAAAATATAGCATCTTTCATATAGACTGATGCTGCTCAGTAAATTTGGGAATTTTTAATTCTAACACATGTCTAGATTCAGTTGCAAATATGAGTTAATTGAAAAAAAATGGTGCCTAGAATATAGCTATAAGTATTATAAAATAAAGGTTTTAAAAGGGTTCTAATTTTACTAAGAAAAAAGCAAAAGAAATGGAGTTCAGAGGTATAAATGTAACTTCTGTAACAAGATATTTAGCTCAAATAGAAGACCTAAAAAACTACTGGAAATATTATTTTATAAATTTGTTTTTATGTTCTACCCCAAATAGTCAAACAATATTTTCAGCAATCTAATTCCTACTCTATGCGGCTAATTTTCTATTCAAATTATCATAATACACATCAATAGGCTTTTTATATTGAAGTGACTCATGAAATATTTGCGACAGAATCGGATATAAGGTAGCTAAAGAAAATCCATCACTAGTTAAAGCGATTGTGGCAATAGAGACTACAGAATGTCCTTCCAATAATAAAGGTGGAAATAGTCCTTTAGGGAATATACCTTTTTTGGGTATATGGGGAGATCATATATATGAACGAGGAGAAGAAGGTAATCATCCAGCTCGATTAAAATCTTGTAAAGAAATGGTTAAAGCTATAAAAAAAGAAGGTAAAGTTCCTGCCGAATTGATATATCTTCCGGAAGATTTAGAGATGTATGGTAACTCTCATATTATGATGCAAGATAGTAATAACGAAGAAATAGCTAATATAATATCTTCTTGGTTAAAAAATAATATTAAATAAAAAGATTATTTTAAAACCTATAAACAAAAAAATATTTTGTCATTGGCAAAATATAAGCCACAAAGTTCAACAAAAAGTCTAAAAATGTTTTTTAAGCTATAAAAAATTGCTAATCTTTAATTACTAATCTTTTTGTTTACTTATTTATATATGCTTAATAAAACTATAAAAATGCCTGAGGCTTTGGTAATACTTTTTTTCTGGCTTTAATGGTTGTTGTTGCTAGTTATCTCGTACCGGTTGGAAAATTTGATGTTAAAGAAATATCCTACATATCTGATGGAAATACTTTGATAAAGAAAGTACTTGTAGCTAATAGTTTTCAATTTAAACTGGATGAAAGTAATAAACCAGAAACAGATCCTATAAAAATATTTACAACTGGAGATAATGATTCTCATGGTTTTACAAACTTTGTTTGTAATGGTTTAACTGCTGGATCACATACGGGAGGAGCTATAAGTATAATAATGATAATTATAGCTGTTGCTATAAATTATCATTAGCTTAAATAATAAGATTGTATTTTTACCTCTAAAAGGAGATTTGTCATGAAAAAGATTATCTTTATTTTAACAGTATTAGTTATGAGTATTGGTTTTGCTAACGCTGAAAAAATAAGTGTGAATGCTGTTAATCAAAAGATTAAAAGTGTTTGTATTATGGTTAATCCATCAGTAACAGTAGCTAATTTTGTACAAGAGACGCAGAGTGTTTTAGAAAGTAAAAATATTAAGGTTTATTTACAAAATTCAGAAAATAAAACTTATAATTGCCAAGCATCACTAAAGTATGATGCACATAGAAAATGGTGGGGAATAACTTATTTATCAGACGTTAATTATACTTTATATGAAACTGATAATAAGCAGTTATTAGGTACAGCTGATTTTGTTATTACTTCTGGTTACGATTTAAGTAAGTATCACGCAAAAGTTAAAGATGTAGTTCCTAAACTTTTGGATAAAATGATACCAACGATAAATAATTAAAATGACAGATTTACAAAAGAAAATAAGCTTTATAGAAGAAACTGATAAGCTGAAAGGTGTATATCGTAGAGCTTTAATAAAATGTGATAATAATCGTAGAGAAAACACGGCCGAACATAGTTGGCAAGTAACATTAATGGCAGTAGTTTTACAAGATTATGCTAATAAGAGCATAGATATAACAAAAGTTATGAAAATGCTCTTAATTCATGACATTGTTGAAATATATGCTGGAGATACCTTTGCATTTGATAGCCATGCTATATTGGCAGAACAAAATGCTAAAGAACTAGAAGCATTGGAAAAAATATTTTCATTTTTACCTGATGAAGATGCAAAAATGTATAAAAACCTTTGGTTAGAGTTTGAAGAAAATAAAACAGCTGAAGCAAAGTTTTCTAAAGCTATAGAGCGAGTTGCGCCCCTATTTCAAAATATGCAAAATAATGGTGGCAGCTGGACAGCTTATGGAGAGATTCCAAAAGAGAAAGTTTTAAAAAGAAATGAAGGGTTAAAAGAAATAGCTCCTAAACTTTGGGAGTATGTTGTTGAGCAAGTTAATATAGCAGTATCTAGAGGCTGGCTGATTTAGAATATAAAATAAGAACATATAAGTTAAACATTCAAAGTATTTTGCTTTAAAATATTCCTATAAGTTATTTTTATTTATTTAAAACATGGAAACGATTTTAGCTAAAATAGTTGAAGCAAAAAGAAAGTGGGTTTTTGAGAAAAAAAGAAAATTTCCACTAGATATTTTTAAAAATGAAGTAAAAAAAGCCAATAAAGATTTTTATGAAGCTTTAAAATCTGATAAAGCTATATTTATTCTTGAATGTAAAAAAGGTTCTCCATCTAAAGGTCTTATACGTAAGAAATTTGATTTAAAAGAGATAGCATCAGTATATAAAAACTATGCTAATGCGATATCTGTGTTAACAGATGAAGAGTTTTTTATGGGAAGCTTTGCAAATATAGGAATAGTAAAAAACTTGGTAGATCAACCCATTCTTTGTAAAGATTTTTTTATAGATGAGTATCAGGTTTATTTAGCTAGATACTATCAAGCAGATGCTATTTTACTTATGCTTTCCGTTCTTGGTGATGAAGAGTATAAGGCTCTTGCAAAAGTTGCTCGTAGATTAGATATGGGAATACTTACTGAAGTGAGCACCGAAGATGAGTTACAAAGAGCTATTAGATTAAAGGCTAGGGTTATAGGTATAAATAACCGTAATTTGAGAGACTTATCTGTAGATCTCAATACAACTAAATTATTAGCACCAAAAATTCCTAAAGATACAATAGTTATATCCGAGTCAGGAATATATAAAAATCAGCAAGTTAGAGACTTAAGAGAGCATGCAAACGGCTTCTTGATAGGAAGCTCTTTAATGGCAGAGAAAAATCTCGAATTAGCTATTAGAAAGATAGTTTATGGTTTTAATAAAGTTTGCGGCCTTACTTCTGTAGAAAATGCTCAAAAAGCGTATGATGCTGGAGCTGTATACGGAGGATTGATTTTTGTAGAGAGCTCTCCAAGATATGTAAATTTTGACATGGCAAAAACAATAGTTAGAGGTGTAAAGCTAAGTTACGTTGGAGTTTTTAAAGACGAGGATTTAGATAAAGTTGTTGATTATTCCTATGGCTTAAAACTCAGCGCTATTCAGTTGCATGGAAATGAATCGCAGGAATATATAGATAAGTTAAGATCTAAAATTCATAAAAACTGTCAAATATGGAAAGCTTATGGAATAGACAAACATCTACCAGAGTTTTTAGAAAATGTTGATTATCATGTTTTAGATACTAAAGTTGGTGATCAAATTGGAGGGTCTGGAAAAAGCTTTGATTGGGGCTTAATAAAGGATAAAAAAAATATTGTTTTAGCTGGTGGTTTGAGTTCTAAAAATATAGCAGAAGCTATAAAACTAGAATGTTCTGCATTGGATATAAACTCTAGTGTAGAGTCCAAGCCTGGAGAAAAAGATGAGAAAAAACTAAAAGAAGTTTTTGATATTATTAAAAATTATTAAATAGGATAAGTGTTTACATGGTTAATTATGTTATAGCCTTTTTTGTGGCGACAATTATATACCTAATAGTTATTGGATATGTTAAGAATTTATTTCCTATTAGTAAGTTTCTAAAACTCGTAATTTATATATGTATTTCTACAGTATCCTTGCCTGCTGTAAATTATGTTATGCAATACTTTGGTGGAAGTAATACTGAGTATACAAGTGAAGAATTTTCTAATGATCAACCACAAACTATTATTGTCGAAAGAGATGGCACAATAGTTGATGAGTAATATTTTAAAAAACTAATAAAGATATAAATTCTTAAGAAGAATTATCCAACAATACTTATGTCAACTGATGGACGTAGTGTTGAACATACAGCTAAAGCTGCATGTACTGGGTGATTAGCAAATTTTTCAAAAGGAGCGCCTGCACCAGCTTTTTGGTTAATGCATGGGATAGCTTGTTGCATTAGGTTATAGTCAAATCTAGGTGCCCACTTACGTGAACCAAGTCTAGCTGTTGTTGAGCAGTTATCAACCATGAAAGCAACGCCTTTGTAGTGCATGTATGGGTTTAGTGAATCAACAGCTTCTATAATAGACTCATTTACGATCTCAGAGTAAGCATGCCCTTTTTGAGCTAAAACGTCAGATTGAGCCATTATACAAGCAATATAGACACCAGCTGTGATTGGATCAATAGGAGTTTTATGGTTAGCGCGCTCTGCTCTTACTTTTTCACCAACTTTCCATAATTCAGTTTTATCAATTTTGCCCATAGGTAAACGATCATGACGAGCACCAGCCATTACAACTGAACGAATCTCGTTACCGCTTTCAACATCTTCATAACACTCTATTAGGATGTCAAATAAAGGAGTGTATGCAGCGTTATAAGCATTTTCAAACTTTTGTTTATCTTCAGCTGTTTCTAAGCTGTCATAAACTTTTTTCATACCTTGAGTTGATATGATTTTAGATATAGGTCCAGTGATAGCTTCAGCTGTACGACGGAAAGCTTCTTCTTTATCCATACCATTCTCTGTAAAGTAGCGATAAAGAACTTCAATAATTCCATGTACACCACCTAGTAAAACTCCTCTTTCACCGAAGATATCTGAACGATATTCCATTTCCATAGTTGTTGGGAATACAAATGGAGCACCACAAGCTATAGCCCATGCTAAAGCTTGCTCAGTTGCTTTACCATTTACATCTTGGTAAACACCAATGCTACTATTAATACCAGCACCATTTACTGTTTTACCTTGCTCATATAAACGACGAACTGAAGGCCCCATACCTTTAGGACACATTGCGATGATATTTATATCTTTTCTAATTTTATAGTTAATGCTTTCAACAAAACCAATTAAGAAGCCATGAGAGAAACCTAATGTTGCACCAGGCTTAACAGCTTCGAAAATTTTATCGTAAAGTTTAGCTTGAGCAGCATCTGAGATTAATATGATTGCCATATCAGACTCTCTTAATACTTCAAACATTTCTCCAAGAGTACCATTTGCTTTAGTAAAGCCAGCAGCTTCAGCTTCTTTTTCTGAGCTTGAACCAGAACGTAGGCCAACTTTAACTTTAATACCCATTCCTTCTAAAGAGTCACGTAAGTTCTGTGCTTGAGCAGGTCCTTGAGATCCCCAACCAATTACACCGATTTGTTTAATACCTTCAAATGCTTGAGGTAATTTTTCAAATAAATGACGACCGCCTGCAACGATAGTTTCGTTATGTCCGCCTAAATTATATTCTTTAACTTCAAAAATTTTGCTTTGGATTTTCATAATATTCTCCGATAATTCGTTTTTATTTTTTAATTAAATTGAACCAAGTGTATTTTTACATAGATTACTATTTGAAATAAAGTGAAATATTTGCAATTATATATTGCATATTTTGCAATAATGTAATTAAACATGATTGATAAAAGAGAACTACTATCATTTAAAATTTTGGCAGAGACTTTGCATTTTGGAAAAGCGAGTGAAAAATGTTTTTTAACTCCATCTGCTTTAACCCGTCTCATTCAAAGGATTGAGCAGGAGCTTGGAACAATATTATTTGAAAGAGATAATCGAAATATTAGATTAACGGATGCTGGTAAAATCTACTATGAATTTGCTAAAGAGGTATTACAAAAATATGAGGATCTGAGCTGTATATTACATCCTGAAAAAGGCCAAATAACTGGAGATATTCGTTTGTATTGTACAGTAACTGCATCATATGTGGTTTTACCTGATATTATTCGAAAATTACACATCAGTTATCCAGGAATAAAAATTCAGCTGACTACTGGATCAATAAAAAATTGTACAAGTCAGCTTGAGGAGGATACGGCAGATGCGATTATTGCAATTCTTTCAAAAGATATTCCAAATAATTTTTGTGTTAAGGAAGTAGTAGCTACAAAAATGGTGATGATAGCACCGGCCTCGAATAAAATTAAAAACTTAAAACAAGCAATTAATGATTTGCCTTTTATTAGACCGGCACATTATATTGGTAATAGTAATTTAGATAAGTGGTTTTTAAAGCAAAACATAACGCCAGAAATATATAGTGATGTTGATGGCAATGAAGCTATATTGTCACTAGTATCAGCAGGGATAGGTATTTCTATATTACCTGAAGTAGTGCTCAAACATAGTCATTTATCTAAATTTGTCAATGTAATCAAAGCCGATGGGTTACCAGAGTTATCAATAGGGATAGTTATGAGAAGAGGTGCTTTAACTTCTCCTGTTAAAAGAATGTTTTGGGAACTTTGTGCAAGTTTGGACATGATTAAAGCTTAAAAATAACCCTCTTTACTTTAAAAGATGTTGTGTTTATTTGTTAATACAGTTTTTAATTGGATTATTTAGATATAAAATTAATACTCAAGTTATATGAGAATTAGATAATTTAAAAAAGGTTTTGTAATGGGAAAGTTAAATCCTTATTTTGGCGAGTTTGGAGGTCAATTTGTACCACAAATATTAGTGCCGGCTTTAGAACAGTTAGAGCAAGAGTTTATAAAGTCTCAAAGTGATGAGAACTTTAAAAAAGAATTTACAGAGCTACTACAAGAGTATGCAGGACGTCCAACTCCTTTGACATTAACGAAAAATATAGTTAAAGGGACAAAAACAAAACTTTATCTGAAAAGAGAAGATCTTCTGCATGGAGGGGCTCATAAAACCAATCAAGTTTTAGGTCAGGCACTACTTGCTAAAAGAATGGGTAAAAAAGAAATAATTGCTGAAACTGGTGCTGGTCAGCATGGTGTTGCTACTGCTATAGCTTGTGCCCTATTAGATCTAAAATGTAGAGTTTACATGGGTGCTAAAGATGTAGAAAGACAAAGCCCAAATGTTTTTAGAATGAAATTAATGGGTGCTGAAGTTATCCCTGTGCATTCTGGTTCAGCAACTCTAAAAGATGCTTGCAATGAGGCTTTAAGAGATTGGTCTGCTAACTATAATAATGCTCATTACTTATTAGGTACAGCTGCTGGGCCTCACCCTTTTCCTACAATTGTTAGAGAATTTCAAAAAATGATAGGTGAAGAAGCTAGGAAACAAGTACTTAAAAAAGAAAACAGATTGCCTGATGCAGTTATTGCGTGTGTTGGCGGTGGTTCAAATGCTATAGGAATGTTTGCTGATTTTATAGATGAGAAATCTGTAAGGTTAATAGGCGTTGAGCCAGCTGGGAAAGGTATAGAAACAGGAGAGCATGGAGCACCTCTTAAACATGGTAGAGTTGGAATATTTTTTGGAATGAAATCCCCTTTGATGCAGAATAAAGATGGTCAAATAGAAGAATCTTATTCAATTTCTGCAGGCTTAGATTTTCCTTCTGTGGGACCTCAGCATGCTTATTTAAACTCTATTGGTAGAGCTGAATATGTTTCTATAACAGATGATGAGGCTTTAGATGCTTTCCAGCTTTTATGCAAAAAAGAAGGAATTCTACCTGCATTGGAATCTGCTCATGCTTTATCGTATGGATTAAAAATGGCTTTTGAGAATCCTGAAAAAGAACAAATAATTATAGTCAATTTATCTGGTCGTGGGGATAAAGATATTTTTACAGTACATAAGATTCTAGAACAAAAAGGAGTTATATAAATGGATAGATATAAAAAACTTTTTGATAGTCTAGAGGCTAAAAATGAAGGCGCTTTTGTACCATTTGTAACTATTGGAGATCCTAATAAACAAGAATCTTTAGCAATAATAGATACATTAGTACAAGCAGGAGCAGATGCTTTAGAACTAGGTATTCCATTTTCTGATCCATTAGCGGATGGTCCAACTATACAAGAGGCTAATATTAGAGCATTAAATAGTCACATAACTCCATGTGACTGTTTTGAGATTATTTCAGATATTAGAAAAAAATATCCAAACATTCCAATCGGCTTATTGCTGTATGCGAACTTGGTTTACTCTAATGGCATAGAAAATTTTTATAAAAAATGTGTAGATGCGGGTGTTGATTCAATACTTATAGCAGATGTGCCTTTACATGAATCTAAACCATTTTTAGAGGTTGCTAATAAAACAGGAATTAAACAAATATTTATAGCGCCACCAGATGCATCTATAGAATTATTAAAACAAATATCAGAGCTTGGCAGTGGTTATACTTATCTTTTATCAAGAGTTGGAGTTACTGGTGCAGAAACAGCAGCAAACATGCCAGTAGAAGAGGTATTGTCTAAGTTAAAAGAGTTTAATGCTCCTAAACCGATATTGGGTTTTGGTATTTCTAAACCTGAGCAAGTGAAAGAAGCTATTAAGGCAGGAGCATCAGGAGCTATTTCTGGGTCAGCAACAGTAAAAATAATACAAAATAATGTTGTAGTAAATAATACTCAAAAAATGCTTTCTGAATTAAGCGCTTTTGTTAAAGAAATGAAATCAGCTACTAGACTTTGAAAGCTTAACGTTGAGAAAAGTGTAAATATTACTTACGTGTGTTTTTAGCTATTTCTCTAAGATAATCATTCATTTTGAAAAGAACCATAAGTATTTCACAAAAAACTTTAGCAAAAATAACACCAAAAATAATTTCTAAAATACCTAAAATAAAACTAGTAGAGAAAATAGTTGCTAAGCCTACAAAGCATACGCCTACAATACTTAACCAAAATATTGCAACGATAATAGTTGGAGTAAGAAAGCTCTCAAAGCTAATAAATTTCTTTAAAAAATTAACTACTGAATTTTCGTTTGCTTGTGTTGTTTCATTCATTCTATATTTCCTTATATATTGATAATGTTTTAAATTAAAATATTATTTTGATGATAATTTGTAATTAATGATTGTGCAACTATTACAAAATCAAAATGAGAACAAATATGTTTTAAAGAATAGGATTTCTAACTGATATTAGCTATTTAGCTTGAAAAATGTTTATAACTATTAAAATACTCTTTTTATAAGTCATATAAATTATGTATTATTGAATCATGTAGATAATTTTATCTATTTTACTTTAATCATAAATAGTAATTAACGGGTAGGTTTATTATGGCTTTAAAAGTAGTAATTTCTCACAAGACTCAATATAAGTATGATAGAAAAGTTGCATTATCTCCTCATATAATAAGGTTAAGACCTGCTCCTCATAGTAGGACTCCTATTGAGGCGTATTCTCTTAAAATCAAACCAGAAAACCATTTTCTTAACTGGCAACAAGATCCTTTTGGGAATTATTTAGCTAGGTTGGTTTTTCCTGAGAGGACGGATGAGTTTAGTATTGATGTTGAAATTATTGCAGACATGATTACCATCAACCCTTTTGATTTCTTCGTAGAGGATGGAGCTAAAGAGTATCCTTTCCAATATAAGAAAGATCTAAAAAAAGAGCTAGCACCATATTTAGAAAAAGAAGAAGATTCTAAGGAGTTACAAGACTTTGTAGCATCAATAGATACATCGAAAAAATCAATAATAGACTTTTTAGTAGAAATTAATCAAAAAGTTTATAGTTCTCTTAACTATACTGTTAGGCTTGAGCCTGGGGTACAAACTCCTAAAGAAACTTTAGATAAAAAACTTGGTAGTTGTAGAGACTTTGCTTGGTTATTTGTACAAGTATTAAGACACCTTGGTTTAGCTTCAAGATTTGTTTCAGGGTACTTAGTGCAACTAAAGGCAGATGTAGAGTCGTTAGATGGCCCTAATGGCCCAGAAGCAGATTTTACAGACTTACATGCATGGACAGAGGTTTATGTTCCAGGTGCGGGCTGGATCGGTTTAGATGCTACTAGTGGACTTTTTGCTGGTGAGGGGCATATTCCTCTTGCTTGTACTCCTCACTACAATAGTGCACATGCTATCGAGGGGGCTACAGACAGATGTGAAACAGAATTTTTCTATGAAAATAAAGTAACAAGAATTTTTGAGTCACCAAGAGTAACAAAACCTTACACAGAAGAACAGTGGGAAGGTATTTATAATCTAGGCTTTAAAGTAGATAGAGATTTGGTTGAAAATGATGTTCGCCTAACTATGGGTGGAGAGCCTACTTTTGTATCCATAGATGATATGGAATCAGCTCAATGGAATACAGCTGCGGATGGTCCACATAAAAGAGAATTGGCTAATAAGCTAGCTAGAAAGCTATTAGCATCTACAACAAATGGTGGACTATTACATCATGCTCAAGGTAAATGGTATCCAGGAGAGCCTATCCCTAGATGGCAAACTACAGTTTACTGGAGAAAAGATGGTAGTCCAGTATGGAAAGATCCTGACTTATTAGCAGATATGAATAAAACATATCCATATAAAGCTTCAGATGCTAAGAAGTTCCTATCAACTCTTTCTCTAGTTTTAGGAGTGAGTGATAAAAATATAATTCCAGCTTTTGAAGATCCTATTTACTACATAATGAAAGAAGCAGAGCTTCCTATAGATGTAGATCCAATGAAGTATAATTTAAAAGATCCTTTAGAAAGAC
This region of Francisella frigiditurris genomic DNA includes:
- the ilvY gene encoding HTH-type transcriptional activator IlvY: MIDKRELLSFKILAETLHFGKASEKCFLTPSALTRLIQRIEQELGTILFERDNRNIRLTDAGKIYYEFAKEVLQKYEDLSCILHPEKGQITGDIRLYCTVTASYVVLPDIIRKLHISYPGIKIQLTTGSIKNCTSQLEEDTADAIIAILSKDIPNNFCVKEVVATKMVMIAPASNKIKNLKQAINDLPFIRPAHYIGNSNLDKWFLKQNITPEIYSDVDGNEAILSLVSAGIGISILPEVVLKHSHLSKFVNVIKADGLPELSIGIVMRRGALTSPVKRMFWELCASLDMIKA
- the trpB gene encoding tryptophan synthase subunit beta, which codes for MGKLNPYFGEFGGQFVPQILVPALEQLEQEFIKSQSDENFKKEFTELLQEYAGRPTPLTLTKNIVKGTKTKLYLKREDLLHGGAHKTNQVLGQALLAKRMGKKEIIAETGAGQHGVATAIACALLDLKCRVYMGAKDVERQSPNVFRMKLMGAEVIPVHSGSATLKDACNEALRDWSANYNNAHYLLGTAAGPHPFPTIVREFQKMIGEEARKQVLKKENRLPDAVIACVGGGSNAIGMFADFIDEKSVRLIGVEPAGKGIETGEHGAPLKHGRVGIFFGMKSPLMQNKDGQIEESYSISAGLDFPSVGPQHAYLNSIGRAEYVSITDDEALDAFQLLCKKEGILPALESAHALSYGLKMAFENPEKEQIIIVNLSGRGDKDIFTVHKILEQKGVI
- the trpA gene encoding tryptophan synthase subunit alpha; translation: MDRYKKLFDSLEAKNEGAFVPFVTIGDPNKQESLAIIDTLVQAGADALELGIPFSDPLADGPTIQEANIRALNSHITPCDCFEIISDIRKKYPNIPIGLLLYANLVYSNGIENFYKKCVDAGVDSILIADVPLHESKPFLEVANKTGIKQIFIAPPDASIELLKQISELGSGYTYLLSRVGVTGAETAANMPVEEVLSKLKEFNAPKPILGFGISKPEQVKEAIKAGASGAISGSATVKIIQNNVVVNNTQKMLSELSAFVKEMKSATRL
- a CDS encoding ketol-acid reductoisomerase, translated to MKIQSKIFEVKEYNLGGHNETIVAGGRHLFEKLPQAFEGIKQIGVIGWGSQGPAQAQNLRDSLEGMGIKVKVGLRSGSSSEKEAEAAGFTKANGTLGEMFEVLRESDMAIILISDAAQAKLYDKIFEAVKPGATLGFSHGFLIGFVESINYKIRKDINIIAMCPKGMGPSVRRLYEQGKTVNGAGINSSIGVYQDVNGKATEQALAWAIACGAPFVFPTTMEMEYRSDIFGERGVLLGGVHGIIEVLYRYFTENGMDKEEAFRRTAEAITGPISKIISTQGMKKVYDSLETAEDKQKFENAYNAAYTPLFDILIECYEDVESGNEIRSVVMAGARHDRLPMGKIDKTELWKVGEKVRAERANHKTPIDPITAGVYIACIMAQSDVLAQKGHAYSEIVNESIIEAVDSLNPYMHYKGVAFMVDNCSTTARLGSRKWAPRFDYNLMQQAIPCINQKAGAGAPFEKFANHPVHAALAVCSTLRPSVDISIVG
- a CDS encoding DUF4282 domain-containing protein, which encodes MNETTQANENSVVNFLKKFISFESFLTPTIIVAIFWLSIVGVCFVGLATIFSTSFILGILEIIFGVIFAKVFCEILMVLFKMNDYLREIAKNTRK
- the trpCF gene encoding bifunctional indole-3-glycerol-phosphate synthase TrpC/phosphoribosylanthranilate isomerase TrpF, producing METILAKIVEAKRKWVFEKKRKFPLDIFKNEVKKANKDFYEALKSDKAIFILECKKGSPSKGLIRKKFDLKEIASVYKNYANAISVLTDEEFFMGSFANIGIVKNLVDQPILCKDFFIDEYQVYLARYYQADAILLMLSVLGDEEYKALAKVARRLDMGILTEVSTEDELQRAIRLKARVIGINNRNLRDLSVDLNTTKLLAPKIPKDTIVISESGIYKNQQVRDLREHANGFLIGSSLMAEKNLELAIRKIVYGFNKVCGLTSVENAQKAYDAGAVYGGLIFVESSPRYVNFDMAKTIVRGVKLSYVGVFKDEDLDKVVDYSYGLKLSAIQLHGNESQEYIDKLRSKIHKNCQIWKAYGIDKHLPEFLENVDYHVLDTKVGDQIGGSGKSFDWGLIKDKKNIVLAGGLSSKNIAEAIKLECSALDINSSVESKPGEKDEKKLKEVFDIIKNY
- a CDS encoding alpha/beta hydrolase family protein; amino-acid sequence: MAIETTECPSNNKGGNSPLGNIPFLGIWGDHIYERGEEGNHPARLKSCKEMVKAIKKEGKVPAELIYLPEDLEMYGNSHIMMQDSNNEEIANIISSWLKNNIK
- a CDS encoding HD domain-containing protein translates to MTDLQKKISFIEETDKLKGVYRRALIKCDNNRRENTAEHSWQVTLMAVVLQDYANKSIDITKVMKMLLIHDIVEIYAGDTFAFDSHAILAEQNAKELEALEKIFSFLPDEDAKMYKNLWLEFEENKTAEAKFSKAIERVAPLFQNMQNNGGSWTAYGEIPKEKVLKRNEGLKEIAPKLWEYVVEQVNIAVSRGWLI